In the genome of Candidatus Thermoplasmatota archaeon, the window CTCTAAAACATTCCTTAAATGTTTTTTTCATATCTTCTAAATATACTTGTAAATTTGGCCATTGGGAATATATTTTTGCATTGAAATAAGGTGGTGAAGTAACAATTAAGTGGATAGAATTATCTTTAACAGATTTCATATTTCTACTATCGCCGATAATAATTCTATGTTTAGTGTGATTTAATTCGAGTTTATTCCAATGTTTTTCTATCATTTCCTTTTCTTCTAGTGCTTTTCTCTCTCGTTCTATTTTATTTAGATAACTATTCATTTTTTGCCTCTTCTTTACTGCTTAATTCTCTTAATTTTTCATAAACTGCATTATTAACAAATGCTGACAAAGAGGGATACCTATATTTATTCCCATTTTTATCTAACCAGTTTTGCACTTCTTTCAGAAGTTTATCGTCGATTCGCACAGTTGCCATATTCTATCACCTGTTACGTTTTGTAACTATACGTTACCTAATGTTACAGGAATATTTAAGATTTTCTATCATTTAATATTGTCAAATTTCTAGTGATTTTTGATTTCCAATTCTTTTCGTTCTATTCGATATTTTCTAGATGCCCAATATCACTAAACTACTTCAGAAAGCAGTTCTTCTAACGAATCTGGAATAAGATAATAATCTCTCGGTGTAATTAGCGAATATTTATTCCAATAAAAAATATTTTTGACATAAGATAGTGCTTCTCTCGAAGCATTAGAATATCTATCATTTTTCCTAATTACTCTTCGAATGTGGCTTGCTGCAAAATCTGCCAATTCAAATCCAGGGTGATGTTTTTTATGTACAACGAAAAATGTTTTTGCATATGGTTTGGTATATTTTCTACACTTTGAATCAAGTTTTTTATATAAATCTCTATTTTTCTTATTTAACTCCCAATATGAATCAAAGTGTATACAAAGATAGCGCTCCGTAGTTTTTCTAAGACCCATAGTAAATCTTGCTTGATAAACTGACTGGCGAATTATTGCTG includes:
- a CDS encoding DUF3800 domain-containing protein, which codes for MLETHVFIDEAGNPCLNRGQPKPFTMGAVVLSNTQIAASIIKEARKIYNTSLKNSSKKSLDADFRFHVRKNTCNQQIALAKALGADSSEPKKIKPVGLTAVTAFTDSVSLYREKQGTYLSGCAAIIRQSVYQARFTMGLRKTTERYLCIHFDSYWELNKKNRDLYKKLDSKCRKYTKPYAKTFFVVHKKHHPGFELADFAASHIRRVIRKNDRYSNASREALSYVKNIFYWNKYSLITPRDYYLIPDSLEELLSEVV